Proteins from a single region of Chitinophagaceae bacterium:
- a CDS encoding DUF4442 domain-containing protein — protein sequence MDKRVKRYKRLIRLINFYPPYIGAGIRLKEINDDCTRLVVQMKLRWWNKNMVGTHFGGSLYSMCDPFFMFILMVNLGENYIVWDKTGYIDFKKPGKGKVTAVFSMSQDEISAVKKRVEADGKTIVELPCKITDEQGETVAELNKGIYVRLKEMSKK from the coding sequence ATGGACAAACGTGTAAAAAGGTATAAGAGGTTAATTCGCTTGATTAACTTTTACCCGCCTTATATTGGTGCCGGAATACGGTTAAAAGAAATAAATGATGATTGCACGCGTCTGGTTGTGCAAATGAAACTGAGGTGGTGGAACAAAAATATGGTAGGTACTCATTTTGGCGGATCACTTTATTCAATGTGTGACCCCTTTTTTATGTTTATCTTAATGGTGAACCTTGGGGAAAACTATATAGTATGGGATAAAACCGGCTATATAGACTTTAAAAAACCCGGTAAGGGAAAGGTAACTGCAGTATTTAGTATGAGTCAGGATGAAATTTCAGCTGTGAAAAAAAGAGTAGAAGCTGACGGAAAGACTATAGTCGAATTACCATGTAAAATAACAGACGAACAAGGCGAAACAGTAGCAGAATTAAATAAGGGAATTTATGTGCGTTTAAAAGAAATGTCAAAAAAATAA